Proteins encoded in a region of the Prunus persica cultivar Lovell chromosome G4, Prunus_persica_NCBIv2, whole genome shotgun sequence genome:
- the LOC18778892 gene encoding protein DELAY OF GERMINATION 1 has translation MLTGLCAYHFNSASQMASRDREQSKCCFKEWMELQEQDLSELLQALKLDPQNKDQLKHLAEKGICHFQDYINKRTQLARRDVSAFFAPTWCTSWENSLLWIAGCRPSLFFRLVYVLGGSKMESKLSEFLQDTREGSLGEVLTCSQLVVVNSLQSKTIREEERLTGELAALQEDIADQPIAMIAKGLSQLGEMNREVEEALDEHGQAMVRILEEADQLRLNTVKELVNILTPLQAVDFLVASKKLHLCVHKWGRNRDQKLGRENLED, from the coding sequence ATGTTGACAGGGCTTTGTGCTTACCATTTCAACTCAGCATCTCAAATGGCAAGCAGAGACAGAGAGCAATCCAAATGTTGCTTCAAAGAGTGGATGGAGCTTCAAGAACAAGACCTCTCAGAGCTCCTCCAAGCCCTGAAACTAGACCCCCAAAACAAAGACCAGTTAAAACATTTAGCAGAGAAAGGCATCTGTCACTTCCAAGATTACATAAACAAGAGAACCCAACTTGCCCGCAGAGACGTCTCTGCCTTCTTTGCCCCCACTTGGTGCACTTCATGGGAAAACTCTCTGCTTTGGATCGCTGGCTGCAGACCCTCTTTGTTTTTCAGGCTCGTCTATGTGCTTGGCGGGTCAAAAATGGAGTCAAAGCTCTCTGAGTTCCTCCAAGACACAAGAGAAGGCAGCCTTGGTGAGGTTCTGACGTGCTCGCAGCTCGTTGTGGTCAACAGTTTGCAGAGCAAGACCATTAGAGAGGAGGAGAGGTTGACAGGGGAGCTGGCAGCTCTGCAAGAGGACATAGCAGACCAGCCAATTGCAATGATTGCAAAGGGTTTGAGCCAACTTGGGGAGATGAACAGAGAAGTGGAGGAGGCTCTGGATGAGCATGGCCAAGCCATGGTGAGAATTTTGGAGGAGGCAGATCAGTTGAGGCTAAACACTGTCAAGGAGCTTGTGAACATATTGACACCTCTTCAGGCTGTTGATTTTCTGGTGGCAAGTAAGAAGCTTCACTTGTGTGTGCATAAGTGGGGCAGGAACAGAGACCAAAAGCTTGGGAGGGAAAATCTGGAAGATTAA
- the LOC18779925 gene encoding CBL-interacting protein kinase 5 produces the protein MEKKKGNILMNKYELGRLLGQGTFAKVYHARNLRSGQSVAIKVIDKEKVQQVGLIDQIKREISVMRLVRHPNVVQLFEVMASKTKIYFAMEYVRGGELFNKVAKGKLKEDVARKYFQQLVGAVDYCHSRGVYHRDIKPENLLVDENGNLKVSDFGLSALWESRGQDGLLHTTCGTPAYVAPEVINKKGYDGAKADTWSCGVVLYVLLAGFLPFHDTNLMEMYRKISKGDFKSPQWFPPEVRKLLSRILDPNPNTRISVDKIVENSWFKKGFKLVEAPLPPPDPNASILRDVQAAFASTTTDESAEGSSHKKTSTAGTSPMRPTCFNAFDIISLSPGFDLSGLFENDMQHRPQARFTSTKPAATIVSKFEAIAETERFKCMKKDGTLKLQGSKEGRKGQLGIDAEIFEVTPSFYVVEMKKTAGDTLEYMEFCDHDLKPSLQDIVWTWQGSEQKHEQQPVAPEIVS, from the coding sequence atggagaaaaagaagggaaacaTATTGATGAATAAATACGAGCTGGGACGATTGCTTGGACAAGGGACCTTCGCCAAGGTTTACCATGCCCGAAATCTGAGGTCAGGCCAGAGCGTTGCGATTAAGGTCATCGACAAGGAGAAGGTGCAACAGGTGGGATTGATTGATCAAATCAAGAGAGAAATCTCTGTGATGCGCCTTGTGAGGCACCCCAATGTGGTTCAGCTCTTTGAAGTCATGGCCAGCAAGACCAAGATTTATTTTGCCATGGAGTATGTGAGAGGTGGGGAGCTTTTCAACAAGGTTGCCAAGGGGAAGCTCAAGGAAGACGTGGCCCGAAAATACTTTCAGCAGTTGGTTGGGGCTGTTGATTACTGCCATAGCAGAGGCGTCTACCACCGCGACATCAAGCCAGAGAATCTCTTGGTTGATGAGAATGGTAACCTTAAAGTTTCGGATTTTGGATTGAGCGCATTATGGGAGTCAAGGGGACAAGATGGCCTGCTCCACACAACATGTGGAACTCCTGCATATGTAGCACCAGAGGTGATAAACAAGAAAGGTTATGATGGTGCCAAGGCTGATACATGGTCTTGTGGGGTTGTCCTTTATGTTCTGTTGGCTGGTTTTCTGCCTTTCCATGATACCAATCTCATGGAAATGTACAGGAAAATCAGCAAAGGAGATTTCAAAAGTCCGCAATGGTTTCCTCCAGAGGTTCGCAAGCTTCTTTCAAGGATTCTTGATCCTAATCCAAACACAAGAATAAGTGTGGACAAGATCGTGGAGAACAGTTGGTTCAAGAAAGGGTTTAAACTTGTTGAAGCACCTTTGCCGCCTCCTGATCCCAACGCCTCCATCCTGCGTGATGTCCAGGCAGCTTTTGCATCAACAACAACAGATGAGTCTGCAGAAGGCAGTTCCCACAAGAAAACGAGCACGGCAGGAACAAGCCCCATGAGGCCAACCTGTTTCAACGCCTTTGACATCATCTCTCTATCGCCAGGTTTTGATCTATCCGGTTTGTTTGAGAATGACATGCAGCACAGACCACAGGCAAGATTCACCAGCACAAAACCAGCCGCAACAATTGTTTCAAAATTCGAAGCGATAGCAGAGACCGAGAGATTCAAATGCATGAAGAAAGATGGGACCCTGAAATTGCAGGGCAGcaaggaaggaaggaaaggGCAGCTTGGTATCGATGCTGAGATTTTTGAGGTCACGCCTTCATTTTATGTTGTAGAGATGAAGAAAACGGCTGGGGACACATTAGAATACATGGAGTTCTGTGACCATGACTTAAAGCCCTCTCTTCAGGACATAGTATGGACTTGGCAAGGAAGTGAACAAAAGCATGAGCAACAGCCAGTAGCACCAGAAATTGTTTCTTAG
- the LOC18780345 gene encoding protein DOG1-like 4 has translation MHQPRTSQPHHRSITVAPLPLSIWSSHSPSCAYIYIYIYISPTPTPTPTPTLQERHFGIFTNTSCVLVSSLSLSLSLSLSLSNLSRLMRTQVEERFSEFFEKWVCQLEQLQQQLLKLSEETLQNEVELQALVSKVTYLHKEYYTVKWAAAREDVLAFFCPVWSSPLENAYNWVTGWKPSMLFQLIGSLRKTRLVNMSEEQLKKIEVLRLKMRYEEEKVEREMERQQVAMADRRMVELARLASRVRNGGEVVEVEVEGLVDMALKVMLSGLERVMKAADCVRLKTLKGVLDVLSPLQCVEFLAATCMVQIRLRQWGRKKCDQNALLNH, from the coding sequence ATGCACCAGCCACGCACTTCCCAACCTCACCACCGCAGCATCACCGTGGCCCCCCTTCCTCTCTCCATCTGGTCATCCCACTCACCCTcttgtgcatatatatatatatatatatatatatcaccaACACCGaccccaaccccaaccccaacTCTCCAAGAGCGTCACTTTGGCATTTTCACAAACACCTCTTGTGTCCTcgtcagctctctctctctctctctctctctctctctctctctctctaatttgAGCAGATTAATGAGAACCCAGGTTGAAGAGAGGTTCTCTGAGTTTTTTGAGAAGTGGGTTTGTCAGCTTGAGCAGCTCCAGCAACAGCTTCTCAAGCTGTCTGAGGAGACACTGCAGAATGAGGTAGAGCTACAAGCTTTGGTGTCGAAAGTCACCTACCTACACAAGGAATATTACACTGTGAAATGGGCTGCTGCTCGTGAAGATGTCCTGGCCTTCTTTTGCCCTGTTTGGTCGAGCCCTTTAGAGAATGCCTATAATTGGGTCACTGGTTGGAAGCCTTCAATGCTGTTTCAGCTCATTGGGTCGCTGAGGAAGACGAGGCTGGTGAACATGTCGGAGGAGCAGCTGAAGAAGATTGAAGTGCTGAGGCTGAAGATGAGGTATGAGGAGGAGAAGGTGGAGAGGGAAATGGAGAGGCAGCAGGTGGCCATGGCGGACCGGAGGATGGTCGAGTTGGCCCGGTTGGCGAGCCGGGTGAGGAACGGCGGcgaggtggtggaggtggaggtggaagGGTTAGTGGATATGGCATTGAAGGTGATGTTGAGTGGGTTGGAGAGGGTGATGAAGGCTGCAGATTGTGTGAGGCTCAAGACATTGAAGGGTGTTTTGGATGTGCTGAGCCCATTGCAGTGTGTGGAGTTCTTGGCTGCTACTTGCATGGTTCAGATTAGGCTAAGGCAATGGGGAAGGAAAAAATGTGACCAAAATGCTCTCCTAAACCATTAG